From the Anolis sagrei isolate rAnoSag1 chromosome 12, rAnoSag1.mat, whole genome shotgun sequence genome, one window contains:
- the LRRC71 gene encoding leucine-rich repeat-containing protein 71 has translation MGKKGERGAKDKNAALEEEARNAARRAEHGEEEYQCTGILEQDFIELCTRAGFQEIPKVIVRPHAHAGTAAIEEPDPQSEKEVTNTLAQIQSKYNYFRPSVQVELEHEDPKSTREIFIQSWKIEEKMLTVLAKCLPALSHLQTLRLWKVGLTDLTFSLLLAIFPTCPTLKTLVLEGNPLPERSFYKLISEETNLAHLSLRNNDIDDEGAYLIGQALSSIKSSNKTLASINLSCNHITDVGAAHIANGLRLNRSLLSLSLAHNRIGDEGALKIAEILAPFALTHVEVVERRRLLLEKETLERSRLPQRHMELKSERPSSHASNTAIDKLIVKTTKATNKKKDKELAKKEKEKEEKEKGQVSGGAVLVASTTSQPKKEDTKDAKQAKKGTERPAAEQKPPRGKGTKSSNKDKRAQAVEIEVVEPTEIVNPLLEQAEHRDGKVFLPGNRVLIYLNLIRNRITEIGLKGFLAAVEQQTCRVAPGSKGPTGLLRLSLGKNNYPADSKTYARIQELMMARDPLPKVTKAMEEEAAVAF, from the exons ATGGGGAAGAAGGGCGAACGGGGAGCCAAAGACAAGAATGCGGCCCTTGAAGAGGAAGCCAGGAATGCCGCCAGAAGGGCAGAGCACGGGGAAG AAGAGTACCAGTGCACAGGGATCCTGGAGCAGGATTTCATTGAGCTCTGCACCCGAGCTGGATTTCAAGAAATCCCAAAAGTCATTGTGCGGCCGCATGCTCATGCTGGCACCGCTGCCATAG AGGAGCCTGACCCGCAATCTGAGAAGGAAGTCACCAACACTCTGGCCCAAATCCAGAGCAAGTACAACTACTTCCGCCCCAGCGTCCAGGTAGAGCTGGAGCATGAGGACCCCAAGAGCACCCGGGAGATCTTCATCCAGA GTTGGAAGATTGAGGAGAAGATGCTGACTGTCCTGGCCAAATGCCTGCCTGCTCTCAGCCACCTCCAAACCCTTCG CCTCTGGAAGGTCGGCCTGACAGATCTCACCTTCTCCTTGCTCCTCGCCATCTTCCCAACCTGCCCCACCCTCAA GACCCTGGTTCTGGAAGGCAACCCACTGCCGGAGCGGTCTTTCTACAAGCTGATCTCTGAGGAGACCAA CTTGGCCCACCTCTCCCTGAGGAACAATGACATTGACGACGAAGGGGCCTATCTTATTGGCCAGGCGCTCTCCTCTATCAAAAGCTCCAATAAGACCTTGGCTTCGATCAATCTCAGCTGCAACCACATCACAGACGTCGGGGCCGCTCACATTGCCAAC GGTTTGCGCCTCAACCGCTCACTGCTCTCCTTGTCATTAGCGCACAACCGGATTGGCGACGAAGGTGCCCTGAAGATTGCGGAG ATCCTTGCCCCTTTTGCTCTCACTCACGTAGAGGTGGTAGAGAGGCGACGGCTACTGCTGGAGAAGGAGACTCTGGAACGAAGCCGCCTG CCTCAGCGACACATGGAACTGAAAAGCGAGCGTCCTTCCAGCCACGCTAGCAACACAGCCATCGACAAGCTGATCGTGAAGACCACGAAAGCCACCAACAAGAAGAAGGATAAG GAATTggcaaaaaaagagaaggagaaggaggagaaagagaagggccaAGTGAGCGGAGGAGCTGTGCTGGTTGCGTCCACGACTTCCCAGCCCAAGAAGGAGGACACCAAGGATGCCAAGCAAGCCAAGAAAGGCACGGAACGCCCTGCTGCCGAACAGAAGCCCCCTCGCGGCAAAGGAACCAAGTCCAGCAACAAGGACAAACGAGCCCAAGCTGTGGAAATCGAG GTGGTCGAACCCACCGAGATTGTGAACCCACTCCTGGAGCAAGCAGAACACCGAGATGGGAAAGTCTTCCTTCCTGGCAATCGCGTCCTCATCTACCTGAACCTCATTC GGAACCGGATCACGGAGATCGGACTGAAGGGCTTCCTGGCTGCAGTGGAACAGCAGACCTGTCGTGTGGCTCCTGGAAGCAAGGGGCCCACAGGTCTCTTGCGGTTGTCTTTGGGG AAGAACAACTACCCTGCAGATAGTAAGACCTACGCCAGGATCCAGGAGCTGATGATGGCAAGGGATCCGCTCCCCAAAGTCACCAAGGCCATGGAAGAGGAAGCAGCGGTTGCCTTTTAG